TATGGCTGGTCCATTTGCGGTCAGCGGTTCTGGGTTTCTTCCAGTTCCCTGGCTTAGCGAAGGTCTCCTTTTATGGACTGTATCTCTACAACCTGGGGCAGGTTCGGATTTGGCCCTTCGAGCGGGCGAAACAGGAGAACACCGTCGAGGTGCTCAAACGATTGCGGGTAGAGTTTCCCGATGTCCCCATTAAACTGGTCTGGGATGGGGCTCCCTATCATCGGGCCAAACTCGTGCGAGAGGCGGCTCAAACCTTGGACATCGGGCTTGTGCGGTTGTCAGCCTACAGTCCTGATTTTATGCCCGTCGAGCATCTGTGGCACTGGTTGCGGGAG
This portion of the Halomicronema hongdechloris C2206 genome encodes:
- a CDS encoding transposase; translated protein: MRSAVLGFFQFPGLAKVSFYGLYLYNLGQVRIWPFERAKQENTVEVLKRLRVEFPDVPIKLVWDGAPYHRAKLVREAAQTLDIGLVRLSAYSPDFMPVEHLWHWLREDVTYHTCYDQEADLIAQVDRFQARINADPIALADRLWVKSHLDPKEEKLRVST